Proteins co-encoded in one Malus sylvestris chromosome 9, drMalSylv7.2, whole genome shotgun sequence genomic window:
- the LOC126582778 gene encoding glucan endo-1,3-beta-glucosidase 14-like: MDLSFLCLLLLFSTAAFVNVDASFTGTYGVNYGRIADNIPSPHSVVTLLKAAKIKNIRIYDADHEVLTAFKGSGIEIIVGLGNEFLKDISVNEDRATNWIKENVQPYIPGTHISGIAVGNEILGGTDIELSEVLLPAVKNVYNALSRLDLANSIQVSSPHSEAVFANSYPPSACIFKEDVAQFMKPLLEFFSQIKSPFYINAYPFLAYKSDPEHIDLNYALFKKNAGIRDTKTNLHYDNMFDAMVDASYFALEKAGFDKTEVIVSETGWASRGDESEAGANAKNARTYNYNLRKRLTKKKGTPHRPKTVVRAYIFALFNENLKPGPTSERNFGLFKADGSISYDIGFTGLVGPSAASSSLRNYKVFTSCAALLLLLLAS, from the exons ATGGACCTCTCTTTCCTCTGCCTCCTCCTACTCTTCTCAACCGCTGCATTTGTCAATG TTGATGCCTCTTTTACCGGAACATATGGAGTAAACTATGGCAGGATCGCCGACAATATACCTTCGCCTCACAGCGTGGTGACGCTTCTTAAAGCGGCAAAGATAAAAAACATCAGGATATATGACGCTGATCATGAAGTTCTCACCGCCTTCAAGGGATCAGGTATAGAAATAATTGTAGGACTGGGAAATGAGTTCCTCAAAGACATCAGTGTGAACGAGGATCGCGCCACAAATTGGATAAAAGAAAATGTGCAGCCATACATTCCGGGGACTCACATTTCAGGAATAGCAGTGGGGAATGAGATCTTGGGGGGAACTGATATAGAGCTCTCGGAGGTCTTATTGCCTGCCGTAAAGAACGTTTACAATGCGCTTAGCCGGCTTGATTTGGCTAACTCCATTCAGGTCTCGAGTCCACATTCGGAGGCTGTGTTTGCAAATTCCTACCCACCATCGGCCTGCATTTTCAAGGAAGATGTTGCTCAATTCATGAAGCCGCTTTTGGAATTTTTCTCACAGATCAAATCCCCATTTTATATAAATGCATATCCATTTCTGGCATATAAGAGTGACCCTGAGCACATTGACCTTAACTATGCTCTCTTCAAGAAAAATGCCGGGATTCGTGATACAAAAACCAACCTACATTATGACAACATGTTTGATGCAATGGTTGATGCGTCGTATTTTGCTCTGGAGAAGGCTGGATTTGACAAGACAGAGGTCATAGTTTCCGAAACTGGTTGGGCGTCTCGCGGGGATGAAAGTGAAGCAGGAGCCAACGCCAAAAATGCCAGGACTTACAACTACAACCTGCGGAAACGGCTGACGAAGAAGAAGGGGACGCCTCATAGGCCAAAGACGGTTGTGAGAGCTTACATTTTTGCTTTGTTCAACGAGAATTTGAAACCGGGGCCGACCTCCGAGAGGAATTTCGGATTGTTCAAAGCTGATGGGAGCATTTCATATGACATTGGCTTCACTGGACTTGTTGGACCTTCTGCAGCATCCTCATCTCTTCGTAACTACAAA GTTTTCACAAGTTGTGCAGCTCTTCTGCTACTATTGTTAGCATCATAA